The proteins below are encoded in one region of Salvelinus namaycush isolate Seneca chromosome 32, SaNama_1.0, whole genome shotgun sequence:
- the naxe gene encoding NAD(P)H-hydrate epimerase isoform X1, whose translation MLRLRALFRIGFLVTLRATTVLSHRRACPLVSLTNSLYKECFSGQASTMAQSIKYLGQEEAQQIDEELFSEYGFSVDQLMELAGLSCATAITRVRLGISPRSVSCNDWYCPRCCEMAYPTSSLVIARPSLLVICGPGNNGGDGLVCARHLKLFGYAPTILYPKRPNKLLFQGLTTQCEKMDIPFLTEMPEAMVVDKAYNLVIDAIFGFSFKGAVREPFGSILDVLKKTTVPIVSIDIPSGWDVEQGSTDGLQPDMLISLTAPKKSAKHFCGRYHYLGGRFVPPAMEKKYQLNLPPYPNTDCVYQLQ comes from the exons ATGTTGAGGCTGCGGGCTCTGTTTAGGATTGGGTTCCTTGTGACATTACGGGCAACCACAGTCCTCTCCCACAGGAGGGCATGTCCATTGGTCAGTCTGACAAATAGTCTATATAAGGAGTGCTTCAGTGGACAAGCATCCACCATGGCCCAGTCCATAAAATACCTTGG GCAGGAGGAGGCTCAGCAAATTGACGAGGAGTTGTTCTCAGAGTATGGCTTCAGTGTGGACCAGCTGATGGAGCTGGCTGGGCTCAGCTGTGCTACAGCAATCACCAGGGTGAGACTCGGCATTTCCCCTAGGAGTGTCTCTTGCAATGACTGGTACTGCCCAAGGTGCTGTGAGATG GCCTACCCCACCAGCTCTCTGGTCATAGCCAGACCCTCTTTGCTTGTGATTTGTGGCCCAGGTAACAATGGAGGAGATGGCCTGGTCTGTGCCAGACATCTCAAACTCTTT GGTTATGCACCCACCATACTGTACCCAAAGAGGCCAAACAAACTGTTGTTCCAGGGTCTGACCACTCAGTGTGAGAAGATGGACATCCCTTTCCTAACTGAAATGCCTGAG GCAATGGTGGTCGACAAGGCTTACAACCTGGTGATCGACGCCATCTTTGGCTTCAGCTTCAAAGGTGCAGTGCGGGAGCCTTTTGGCTCCATCCTGGACGTGCTGAAGAAGACCACTGTACCCATAGTTAGTATTGACATCCCCTCAG GTTGGGATGTGGAGCAGGGCAGCACAGATGGACTCCAGCCAGACATGCTAATCTCCCTGACTGCCCCTAAGAAGTCAGCAAAACACTTCTGTGGACGCTACCACTATCTGGGGGGACGTTTTGTGCCTCCTGCCATGGAGAAGAAGTACCAGCTCAACCTTCCTCCGTACCCCAATACTGACTGTGTGTACCAGCTGCAGTAG
- the naxe gene encoding NAD(P)H-hydrate epimerase isoform X3 gives MELAGLSCATAITRVRLGISPRSVSCNDWYCPRCCEMAYPTSSLVIARPSLLVICGPGNNGGDGLVCARHLKLFGYAPTILYPKRPNKLLFQGLTTQCEKMDIPFLTEMPEAMVVDKAYNLVIDAIFGFSFKGAVREPFGSILDVLKKTTVPIVSIDIPSGWDVEQGSTDGLQPDMLISLTAPKKSAKHFCGRYHYLGGRFVPPAMEKKYQLNLPPYPNTDCVYQLQ, from the exons ATGGAGCTGGCTGGGCTCAGCTGTGCTACAGCAATCACCAGGGTGAGACTCGGCATTTCCCCTAGGAGTGTCTCTTGCAATGACTGGTACTGCCCAAGGTGCTGTGAGATG GCCTACCCCACCAGCTCTCTGGTCATAGCCAGACCCTCTTTGCTTGTGATTTGTGGCCCAGGTAACAATGGAGGAGATGGCCTGGTCTGTGCCAGACATCTCAAACTCTTT GGTTATGCACCCACCATACTGTACCCAAAGAGGCCAAACAAACTGTTGTTCCAGGGTCTGACCACTCAGTGTGAGAAGATGGACATCCCTTTCCTAACTGAAATGCCTGAG GCAATGGTGGTCGACAAGGCTTACAACCTGGTGATCGACGCCATCTTTGGCTTCAGCTTCAAAGGTGCAGTGCGGGAGCCTTTTGGCTCCATCCTGGACGTGCTGAAGAAGACCACTGTACCCATAGTTAGTATTGACATCCCCTCAG GTTGGGATGTGGAGCAGGGCAGCACAGATGGACTCCAGCCAGACATGCTAATCTCCCTGACTGCCCCTAAGAAGTCAGCAAAACACTTCTGTGGACGCTACCACTATCTGGGGGGACGTTTTGTGCCTCCTGCCATGGAGAAGAAGTACCAGCTCAACCTTCCTCCGTACCCCAATACTGACTGTGTGTACCAGCTGCAGTAG
- the naxe gene encoding NAD(P)H-hydrate epimerase isoform X2: MLRLRALFRIGFLVTLRATTVLSHRRACPLVSLTNSLYKECFSGQASTMAQSIKYLGQEEAQQIDEELFSEYGFSVDQLMELAGLSCATAITRAYPTSSLVIARPSLLVICGPGNNGGDGLVCARHLKLFGYAPTILYPKRPNKLLFQGLTTQCEKMDIPFLTEMPEAMVVDKAYNLVIDAIFGFSFKGAVREPFGSILDVLKKTTVPIVSIDIPSGWDVEQGSTDGLQPDMLISLTAPKKSAKHFCGRYHYLGGRFVPPAMEKKYQLNLPPYPNTDCVYQLQ; this comes from the exons ATGTTGAGGCTGCGGGCTCTGTTTAGGATTGGGTTCCTTGTGACATTACGGGCAACCACAGTCCTCTCCCACAGGAGGGCATGTCCATTGGTCAGTCTGACAAATAGTCTATATAAGGAGTGCTTCAGTGGACAAGCATCCACCATGGCCCAGTCCATAAAATACCTTGG GCAGGAGGAGGCTCAGCAAATTGACGAGGAGTTGTTCTCAGAGTATGGCTTCAGTGTGGACCAGCTGATGGAGCTGGCTGGGCTCAGCTGTGCTACAGCAATCACCAGG GCCTACCCCACCAGCTCTCTGGTCATAGCCAGACCCTCTTTGCTTGTGATTTGTGGCCCAGGTAACAATGGAGGAGATGGCCTGGTCTGTGCCAGACATCTCAAACTCTTT GGTTATGCACCCACCATACTGTACCCAAAGAGGCCAAACAAACTGTTGTTCCAGGGTCTGACCACTCAGTGTGAGAAGATGGACATCCCTTTCCTAACTGAAATGCCTGAG GCAATGGTGGTCGACAAGGCTTACAACCTGGTGATCGACGCCATCTTTGGCTTCAGCTTCAAAGGTGCAGTGCGGGAGCCTTTTGGCTCCATCCTGGACGTGCTGAAGAAGACCACTGTACCCATAGTTAGTATTGACATCCCCTCAG GTTGGGATGTGGAGCAGGGCAGCACAGATGGACTCCAGCCAGACATGCTAATCTCCCTGACTGCCCCTAAGAAGTCAGCAAAACACTTCTGTGGACGCTACCACTATCTGGGGGGACGTTTTGTGCCTCCTGCCATGGAGAAGAAGTACCAGCTCAACCTTCCTCCGTACCCCAATACTGACTGTGTGTACCAGCTGCAGTAG